The window GCCATAGAGCAAGATCAGGCGGGTGGAGGAAACATTCAGCGCCAGACGGAAAAGGGTCGTTACCAAAAGCAGCGACGGGAACACGGAAAATTGCAGCGGCTCGGTGTTATAAATCGACACCATGACGATCATCAGCCCCAGCGTTATGTTGGCGGCAAGGAACAAGTCAAGGGCAAAAGGCGGCAGGGGAATGATCATCATGACGACGATCGTGATGACCGCTATAGTTATCAGCACATCGCTGTATTTTGTTATCCTGGTCAACCATGACGGCGTGTATTCCAACTCCGGGGACTCCTTTATGCAAACTGATTAATATTGTTCGCAGATTAAAACCATACTGTCTTTGCGGCCAATTTGCCGCCCCGCTGTGCGCCGAAATCTCGCCGGGCATGTGCGGTTTGCCCACGTTTTGCGCCGCGCAAGGCGGCAAACTGTCGCGTAAATCCCGTTCCTGTTTTAGTCCGGGAACAATGCAAAACAAATTTGCGCAACCGGCGGCCAAAGGCAAACCCCCGTCCGCCGCCGGTCAGGCCAGGCGGCGCTTTAGCTTGTAGACGTAAGCGAGCACTTCGGCCACCGCCTGGTAAAGCTCGAAAGGTATGTATTCGCCGATATCGGCCGTCTGATAAAGCGCCCTGGCCAAAGACTTGTTTTCGACAATCGTAACTTTGCTGTCATTGGCGGTTTCTTTTATTTTAAGGGCGATATAGTCCTGGCCTTTGGCTACCACCAAAGGCGCGGGCATGCCCGCCGAATATTTCAGCGCGACCGCGAAATGGGTCGGGTTGGTTATGACCACGTCCGCTTTCGGAACTTCCTGCATCATCCTGCGCATGGCCAACTCGCGCTGTTTGGAGCGAATCCTGCTTTTGATCTGCGGGTTGCCTTCCGTCTGCTTGTACTCTTCCTTAATTTCCTGTTTGGTCATCTTCAGGTTTTCCCTGTGCGTATACCATTGATAATAATAATCGAAAGCCGCGATCACCAGCATAACGGCGCCCACGCGAAAACCAAGGTCTATTATCAGCCCGCCGAAAAACAGGCTTCCGCGCTCAACGTCTTCGCCAATCAGCCCCGGCAATATATGCACCTGTTTTTCCACGAAAGTGTAGATAAAATAACCGATTATTGCTATTTTCAACAAAGATTTTACCAAATTGACCAGCGCGGCCTTGGAAAAAAATATCCGGGAAAGCCCGCTCATGGGATTTATCCTGCTGAAATCAGGAAACAAAAGTCCGGGGTTGAACATGAAGCCGACCTGCAAATAATTGATCAAAAGGCCGATCAGCGCGATCACCAGCATAAGCGGGATGACTATCTTCAAAAAAAATGTGATCATGAACAAGGTAAGCGATTGTATGGAATCAACGTCAAAAGCCGTGCGGCCAAATTCGGAAAACATGTACAGCATCAATTTTTTCAGTTCGCCGATCATATACTGGCCGTTGAGGCTCAAAAAATAAAACGCCGCCAGCATAATAAACGCGGAATTTATCTCGACGCTTTTGGCGACCTGGCCTTTCCCGCGGGCTTCCTGCTTGCGCTTGGGCGTTGCCTCTTCGGTCTTTTCGCCTGCGAACAGCTGCAGGTCAAAAACCAAAGAA is drawn from Acidaminococcales bacterium and contains these coding sequences:
- the flhB gene encoding flagellar biosynthesis protein FlhB, with amino-acid sequence MVFDLQLFAGEKTEEATPKRKQEARGKGQVAKSVEINSAFIMLAAFYFLSLNGQYMIGELKKLMLYMFSEFGRTAFDVDSIQSLTLFMITFFLKIVIPLMLVIALIGLLINYLQVGFMFNPGLLFPDFSRINPMSGLSRIFFSKAALVNLVKSLLKIAIIGYFIYTFVEKQVHILPGLIGEDVERGSLFFGGLIIDLGFRVGAVMLVIAAFDYYYQWYTHRENLKMTKQEIKEEYKQTEGNPQIKSRIRSKQRELAMRRMMQEVPKADVVITNPTHFAVALKYSAGMPAPLVVAKGQDYIALKIKETANDSKVTIVENKSLARALYQTADIGEYIPFELYQAVAEVLAYVYKLKRRLA